In Sphingobacteriaceae bacterium, the sequence CCGGGGATGCGGGCCAACTCCTCGGGCCGCAGGGACGCCAGGCCCGAAATGCCGGGTCCTCGCCTCCCCGCCAGGCGCAAGATCCGCAGGGCCAGGTCCAGGGCTGATGCACCGCCCGCCTGATGGCCCGTGCCCAGGAGGATGGCCAGCAGTTCGCCG encodes:
- a CDS encoding UPF0758 domain-containing protein, translated to MSGESARHKGKRAPAPGSPAGGVTIKDLPAVERPRERLLAQGAEALSNGELLAILLGTGHQAGGASALDLALRILRLAGRRGPGISGLASLRPEELARIPG